The Acinetobacter pittii genome contains a region encoding:
- a CDS encoding AAA family ATPase, translating into MRLDYLKIGSAKDSHTHQFKNLKDVSIDFDEKEWITVVIGWNGTGKSNVLEALAVIFGDLLDLKKKPLFSYEIIYKIGKASNQNTIKIIADPDLDPKEQLKIYIKTQNLISADLIQTKLFEESSDLNSSDSYSELKLNDFLVEDSNYLPKYIFSYYSGHSERMFKIFEPALKDHYEKLMKFELSDENFIRKKFYALPEHSQFVLLSFLSQLDDSSIGLKFLEEHFGIDPENALHSVLFILRQPPWNGQATGDKRVWGTVGDAQTFLSKLYDISLAPITLKQSEHQYIWSNKKKSFEYKYLYLKDPNDIKQLGYTTPRALFNAIESVFISLLIKEIRVRVRLKNNSNNVVFQELSEGEQQLLTVLGLLKFTAGEESLFLLDEPDTHLNPKWSVDYIKYLKMFISNDQSDEDQTSHIVLTTHNPIAIAELEKQQIQILHRKDDQKIYADQPDQDPKGMGYAGIITSDMFGLGSSLDKETNNLLIEYQKLVIKPKPDKTEEDKQRQKELREYLENLDFNFDSKDRIKQEFMRARFDLMHGTKYADEPIVTNENKQKALEILLDSLLDNQS; encoded by the coding sequence ATGCGTCTTGATTACTTAAAGATCGGGAGCGCTAAGGATAGCCATACCCATCAATTCAAAAATCTAAAAGATGTCTCTATCGACTTTGATGAGAAAGAATGGATCACCGTTGTTATTGGCTGGAATGGTACTGGTAAGTCAAATGTATTAGAAGCTTTAGCTGTAATATTTGGCGATCTACTAGATCTTAAAAAGAAACCTCTATTTTCTTATGAAATCATTTATAAAATTGGTAAAGCCTCAAATCAAAATACTATTAAGATTATCGCTGATCCAGATCTTGATCCAAAAGAACAGCTAAAAATATACATAAAAACTCAAAATTTGATTTCAGCTGACTTAATTCAAACTAAACTATTTGAAGAATCTTCAGATTTAAATTCATCAGATAGCTATTCTGAGCTTAAATTAAATGATTTCTTAGTTGAAGATAGCAACTATCTTCCTAAATATATTTTTAGTTATTATTCTGGTCACTCAGAACGTATGTTCAAGATTTTTGAACCAGCGTTGAAAGATCATTATGAAAAGTTAATGAAGTTTGAACTTTCTGATGAAAACTTTATTCGTAAAAAATTTTATGCATTACCAGAACATAGTCAATTTGTACTTCTATCTTTTCTTTCTCAATTAGATGACTCCTCAATAGGGTTAAAATTTTTAGAAGAACATTTTGGAATTGATCCTGAAAACGCACTTCATTCAGTATTATTTATACTTAGACAGCCACCTTGGAATGGTCAAGCAACTGGAGATAAACGTGTATGGGGAACAGTCGGTGATGCACAAACTTTTCTTTCAAAGCTCTATGATATAAGTTTAGCCCCCATCACATTAAAACAATCTGAGCATCAATATATTTGGTCAAATAAAAAAAAGAGCTTTGAATATAAGTATTTATATCTAAAAGATCCTAATGATATCAAGCAGCTTGGATACACGACTCCCCGAGCCCTCTTCAATGCAATTGAAAGTGTTTTTATTTCTCTATTAATTAAAGAAATTAGAGTCAGGGTCAGACTCAAAAACAATTCAAACAATGTTGTTTTTCAAGAATTAAGTGAAGGTGAACAGCAATTATTGACAGTCTTAGGCCTATTAAAATTCACCGCTGGTGAAGAAAGCTTATTTTTGCTAGACGAACCTGATACCCACCTAAATCCTAAATGGTCGGTAGACTATATTAAGTACTTAAAAATGTTCATCAGTAATGATCAATCTGATGAAGATCAAACCAGCCATATTGTGTTAACAACACATAATCCAATTGCTATCGCAGAGCTTGAAAAGCAACAAATTCAGATTTTACATCGCAAGGATGATCAGAAAATTTATGCTGATCAACCTGATCAAGATCCTAAAGGTATGGGCTACGCTGGAATTATCACGAGTGATATGTTTGGGCTTGGTAGTTCCTTAGATAAAGAAACAAATAATTTATTAATTGAATATCAAAAATTAGTAATCAAACCAAAACCAGATAAAACTGAAGAAGATAAACAGCGACAAAAGGAATTAAGAGAATATCTAGAAAACTTAGATTTTAATTTTGATTCTAAAGATCGAATTAAACAGGAGTTTATGCGAGCTCGTTTCGACTTAATGCATGGAACTAAATATGCAGATGAGCCTATTGTCACAAACGAAAATAAACAAAAAGCTTTAGAAATCTTATTAGATAGTTTATTAGATAATCAATCATGA
- a CDS encoding type I restriction-modification system subunit M, producing MNATTLISKIWNFCHTLRDDGVGYGDYLEQLTFLLFLKMAHEQKIDNPFESVDIGIPNGFDWNSLINLKGAELEDHYLKVLNKLGTMSGMLGAIFFKAQNKIQDPAKLHRLVQLINEDTWSGIGADVKGDMYEGLLQKNAEDTKSGAGQYFTPRPVIDAIVECIRPQPLKTIADPACGTGGFFLGAHKYLLAQKLDNKQAKFLQENTFFGNEIVPSTRRLCLMNLYLHNVGHLTDEPSIVRADALISEPTKKADYVLANPPFGKKSSMTVTNEEGEEDKESLTYERSDFWVTTSNKQLNFLQHIVSMLKKDGKAAVVLPDNVLFEGGVGERVRKKLLAGCDVHTILRLPTGIFYANGVKANVIFFDNKPKSEKIQTKGIWFYDLRTNQRFTLKTRQLRQSDLSDFIQCYNPENRFERQETERFKYFSYDEIIARDKTSLDIFWLKDNSLDNLDDLPSPEVLQQEIIEHLEAALDAFKSVAISLKN from the coding sequence ATGAATGCAACTACTTTAATCTCCAAAATTTGGAACTTTTGTCATACTTTACGTGATGATGGCGTTGGTTATGGTGATTATCTAGAACAACTGACATTCTTACTTTTCTTAAAAATGGCTCATGAACAAAAAATAGACAACCCATTTGAGTCAGTTGATATCGGCATTCCTAACGGTTTTGACTGGAACAGTCTCATTAACTTAAAAGGCGCTGAGTTAGAAGACCACTACCTTAAAGTACTTAATAAACTTGGTACAATGTCAGGTATGTTAGGTGCTATTTTCTTTAAAGCACAGAATAAAATACAAGATCCAGCTAAATTACATCGTTTAGTACAGCTTATCAATGAAGATACATGGAGTGGTATTGGGGCTGACGTAAAAGGTGATATGTATGAAGGTCTTTTACAGAAAAATGCAGAAGACACAAAAAGTGGTGCTGGACAGTACTTCACTCCTCGTCCTGTCATCGATGCAATCGTAGAATGTATTCGTCCTCAACCGTTGAAAACCATTGCTGATCCAGCGTGTGGTACAGGTGGCTTTTTTCTTGGTGCACATAAATACCTGTTGGCTCAAAAATTAGATAACAAACAAGCTAAATTTCTTCAAGAAAATACATTCTTTGGTAATGAGATCGTTCCAAGTACAAGACGTCTATGTCTCATGAATCTGTACTTACATAATGTTGGTCACCTTACCGATGAACCATCTATTGTTCGTGCAGATGCTTTAATAAGTGAGCCAACAAAAAAAGCAGACTATGTTTTAGCGAACCCTCCTTTTGGTAAGAAGAGCAGTATGACGGTTACCAACGAGGAAGGTGAAGAAGATAAAGAATCTCTCACCTATGAACGTTCAGACTTTTGGGTAACTACATCAAATAAGCAACTTAATTTTCTCCAGCATATTGTGAGTATGCTAAAAAAAGATGGAAAAGCAGCTGTAGTATTACCAGATAATGTATTGTTCGAAGGTGGTGTTGGTGAACGTGTACGTAAAAAATTACTTGCTGGATGCGATGTACATACCATTTTGCGATTACCAACAGGTATCTTTTATGCAAATGGTGTAAAAGCAAACGTTATTTTCTTCGATAACAAACCTAAATCTGAAAAGATTCAAACGAAAGGAATCTGGTTCTATGATCTTAGGACCAATCAACGATTTACGCTCAAAACTCGTCAATTACGTCAATCTGATTTGAGTGATTTTATTCAGTGTTATAACCCTGAAAATCGCTTTGAACGTCAGGAGACTGAACGATTTAAATATTTCAGCTATGATGAAATCATTGCTCGTGACAAAACCAGTCTAGATATCTTCTGGTTGAAGGACAACAGTTTAGACAATCTTGATGATTTACCCTCACCAGAAGTTCTTCAGCAAGAAATTATTGAGCATTTAGAAGCTGCGTTAGATGCTTTTAAATCCGTTGCTATAAGTTTAAAAAACTAA
- a CDS encoding 5-methylcytosine restriction system specificity protein McrC, producing MLDIHYHYITKYGIPIKNVWLLILYASEVYKTSEDKFFNIEENLEDLYTVILELLCNQFDKNISKGFSSNYITRSENLTRVRGSINFLITESKMLMQRGQVNCSYDELTLNIPRYQYVLITLKNALFLKGIEGVKERLLQNINILEGLGVTCPLIQNYDLRSDRFGHFDYSEQALLQTCQLLNELKIPTMQKGNHLIPNLEEMSEEWLRKLFEKAVYGFYSKNLPANVWDVSHNKKLQWKLDTDSLITDVLPQMEADIIIRNRQTGQATIIDTKFNKILVSNRFGREKFRSGYIYQIYTYLRSQEEEGCPVFQRGVLLHPSVGEKIFDKVKIQGYLLEFQTIDLTEMAKEIKARLIELA from the coding sequence ATGTTAGATATCCACTACCATTACATCACTAAATATGGCATACCTATAAAAAATGTTTGGTTATTAATTCTTTATGCATCAGAAGTCTACAAAACTTCTGAAGATAAATTTTTTAACATTGAGGAAAATCTTGAAGACTTATATACCGTTATATTAGAGTTATTATGCAATCAATTTGATAAGAATATTTCTAAAGGATTTTCAAGTAATTATATTACTAGAAGTGAAAATTTAACTCGTGTACGAGGCAGTATTAACTTTTTAATAACTGAAAGTAAGATGTTGATGCAAAGAGGACAGGTCAATTGTTCTTATGATGAGCTTACTCTAAATATCCCACGATACCAATATGTACTTATAACTTTAAAAAATGCACTTTTCTTAAAAGGCATAGAGGGGGTTAAAGAGAGGCTTTTACAAAATATTAATATTCTTGAAGGACTAGGAGTAACTTGTCCACTAATTCAAAACTATGACCTTAGATCAGATCGATTCGGACATTTTGACTATTCTGAACAGGCCCTTCTCCAAACATGTCAGCTGCTAAATGAACTAAAAATTCCTACAATGCAAAAAGGAAATCATTTAATTCCGAATTTAGAGGAAATGAGTGAGGAGTGGCTAAGAAAACTATTTGAGAAAGCAGTTTATGGATTTTATTCTAAAAATTTACCTGCTAATGTTTGGGATGTAAGTCATAACAAAAAATTGCAGTGGAAGCTAGACACTGATTCATTGATTACAGATGTGTTGCCTCAGATGGAGGCTGATATCATTATAAGAAATAGACAAACGGGACAAGCGACTATCATTGATACTAAATTTAATAAAATTTTAGTAAGCAATCGTTTTGGACGAGAAAAGTTCAGGAGTGGTTATATCTATCAAATATATACGTATCTAAGGTCACAAGAAGAAGAGGGATGTCCAGTATTTCAAAGAGGAGTGTTACTTCATCCAAGTGTTGGAGAAAAAATATTCGATAAAGTGAAAATTCAGGGCTATTTGTTAGAGTTTCAAACAATCGATTTAACAGAAATGGCAAAAGAGATTAAAGCTAGACTAATCGAATTAGCCTAG
- a CDS encoding McrB family protein: protein MALNNIENQLYKSTVTYWFVGATFGRNEDQFERFISQRIWENGYENELTDKVQSMKVGDKIAIKSSYVRKNGLPFDSRGNFVSVMAIKAIGTITANRNDGHFVDVDWEVFKQPKEWYFYTNRTTLWEVKYESDYAKKLIDFTFGNRTQDLDFFRNEPYWKNRFGDIIKKEITWAPFLVDLSNKLLIYKQNRTTLVEKIKLIAEKHNLSYLLNKKLNDICPFTVVGMINRQMTIANRKAIAADLAQVLSIESELPTDFDGVPVLNNMKSWFFSYEQFQQPNDVQNLWNFFESSILFADGEDTVQATQIFIDSYNNLLKQKGIGWNITMALFWIRPWDYLSLDGSSRKFIEEELKVKIPYSGIKKTIDGKNYLGLISSLKTMFENDNSIVKSFPELSIKAYDPDILEQDEIADESLIIEEFEISLTDIVANQCFIEEERLSQIVRRIKSKKNVIFQGATGTGKTWIAKQLAEYIVGHNKENFIHVQFHPTTSYEDFVRGWRPNSDGKLQLVDGPFLELINRARHNPSQNFVILIEEVNRGNPSQIFGEMLTLIENSKRTHQYSLELIYKKDKNEKIYVPENVYVLGTMNIADRSLAKLDLAFRRRFAFEELEPTFNEVWMKVVKENVVQVTSEQLQKLRFNIEELNNVIKKDPRLGKPFCIGHSFFTSVQTFSSIQEWLDDIVESEIKPLLLDYWPDNESQVSNFCNELKDI from the coding sequence ATGGCTTTAAATAATATTGAAAACCAACTGTATAAATCAACTGTAACTTATTGGTTCGTGGGAGCAACCTTTGGTCGCAATGAAGATCAATTTGAGCGCTTTATTAGTCAAAGGATTTGGGAAAATGGATACGAAAATGAGTTAACAGATAAAGTCCAGTCAATGAAAGTAGGGGATAAAATAGCTATCAAGTCCAGTTATGTTCGTAAAAATGGACTGCCATTTGATAGTAGAGGTAATTTCGTTTCAGTAATGGCTATTAAAGCTATTGGGACTATAACAGCAAACCGTAATGATGGTCACTTCGTAGATGTAGATTGGGAAGTATTTAAGCAACCTAAAGAGTGGTATTTTTATACGAATAGAACAACTTTATGGGAAGTTAAGTATGAATCTGACTATGCTAAAAAATTAATTGATTTTACTTTTGGAAATAGAACTCAAGATTTAGATTTCTTCCGAAATGAGCCATATTGGAAGAATCGTTTTGGAGATATTATTAAGAAAGAAATTACTTGGGCGCCATTTTTGGTTGATTTATCTAATAAACTATTAATATATAAACAGAATAGAACTACTTTAGTCGAGAAAATTAAGCTTATTGCTGAAAAACATAATTTATCTTATTTATTGAATAAAAAATTGAATGATATTTGTCCATTTACTGTGGTGGGTATGATTAATAGGCAAATGACTATTGCTAATAGAAAAGCAATTGCCGCTGATTTAGCACAAGTTTTGTCTATAGAGTCAGAGTTGCCTACTGATTTTGATGGGGTTCCAGTTTTAAATAACATGAAATCTTGGTTCTTCTCTTATGAACAATTTCAGCAGCCCAACGATGTACAAAATTTATGGAATTTCTTTGAATCATCAATTTTGTTTGCAGATGGAGAAGATACTGTTCAAGCAACACAGATATTTATAGATTCTTATAACAACCTTTTAAAGCAAAAGGGTATTGGTTGGAATATTACGATGGCATTGTTTTGGATACGGCCATGGGATTATTTAAGTCTAGATGGTAGTTCCCGTAAGTTTATTGAAGAAGAATTAAAAGTTAAAATTCCATATAGTGGTATTAAGAAAACTATAGATGGTAAGAATTATTTAGGATTGATTAGTAGTCTCAAAACAATGTTTGAAAATGATAATTCCATTGTAAAAAGTTTTCCTGAGTTAAGTATTAAAGCTTATGACCCTGATATCTTAGAACAAGATGAAATTGCTGATGAATCATTAATCATTGAAGAGTTTGAGATATCTTTAACTGATATTGTTGCTAATCAATGTTTTATTGAGGAAGAAAGACTCAGCCAGATTGTTCGTAGAATTAAGTCAAAAAAGAATGTTATTTTCCAAGGGGCAACAGGTACTGGCAAAACTTGGATTGCAAAACAGTTAGCGGAATATATTGTTGGGCATAATAAAGAAAATTTTATTCATGTTCAGTTCCATCCGACCACCTCGTACGAGGATTTTGTTAGAGGTTGGAGGCCTAATTCTGACGGAAAATTACAACTTGTTGATGGTCCTTTTCTTGAATTGATAAATCGAGCACGTCATAACCCTTCACAAAACTTTGTTATTTTAATAGAGGAAGTTAACAGAGGAAATCCTTCGCAGATATTTGGTGAAATGTTGACGCTAATAGAAAACTCAAAACGAACTCATCAATATTCATTAGAGTTAATTTATAAAAAAGATAAAAATGAAAAAATTTATGTACCTGAGAATGTTTATGTATTAGGCACAATGAATATTGCTGATCGTTCATTGGCCAAACTAGATTTAGCATTTCGAAGACGTTTTGCTTTTGAAGAGTTGGAACCAACTTTTAATGAAGTTTGGATGAAAGTTGTTAAGGAAAATGTTGTTCAAGTAACTTCAGAACAACTCCAAAAGTTACGTTTTAATATTGAGGAATTAAATAATGTAATTAAAAAAGATCCTCGCTTAGGTAAACCATTCTGCATAGGTCATAGTTTCTTTACATCAGTTCAAACCTTTTCAAGTATACAAGAGTGGCTTGATGATATTGTAGAGTCAGAAATCAAGCCATTGTTGTTAGATTATTGGCCAGACAATGAGTCTCAAGTTTCAAATTTTTGTAATGAATTAAAGGATATCTAA